The proteins below come from a single Azospirillum thiophilum genomic window:
- a CDS encoding TetR/AcrR family transcriptional regulator — MSTVHAVRGSAKRDAVVEAATRAFLTHGYEASSMDAIAADAGVSKRTVYNHFPGKRELFRAVVAGLYEGFNSDGGQTLRHDQPPEQALPAFLRSLLAHMGQPEVQGLLRLVIAEHQRFPELTQDYLEGKSQTYSLLNAYITAQHARGSLNAPDPHMVAAQLLGGLKEMLFWPTMLGLPVTADPERVIADSVAALVRAHGGGRVSAPAIPMD; from the coding sequence ATGTCAACGGTTCATGCGGTGCGGGGTTCGGCGAAAAGGGATGCGGTGGTGGAGGCGGCGACCCGCGCCTTCCTGACCCATGGCTACGAGGCATCGTCGATGGATGCCATCGCCGCCGATGCCGGCGTGTCGAAACGCACCGTCTACAATCATTTTCCTGGCAAGCGGGAGCTGTTCCGGGCGGTGGTCGCCGGCCTGTATGAGGGATTCAACAGCGACGGCGGCCAGACCCTGCGCCATGACCAGCCACCGGAACAGGCGTTGCCGGCCTTTCTGCGCTCGCTGCTGGCCCATATGGGCCAGCCTGAGGTCCAGGGCCTGCTGCGGCTGGTGATCGCCGAACACCAGCGTTTTCCCGAACTGACGCAGGATTATCTCGAGGGCAAGAGCCAGACCTATTCGCTGCTCAACGCCTATATCACCGCGCAACATGCACGCGGATCGCTCAACGCGCCGGATCCGCACATGGTGGCGGCGCAGCTGCTGGGCGGGCTGAAGGAGATGCTGTTCTGGCCGACCATGCTCGGCCTGCCGGTCACCGCCGACCCAGAACGGGTGATCGCCGATTCGGTGGCGGCGCTGGTCCGCGCCCATGGTGGTGGCCGGGTCAGCGCCCCCGCAATTCCGATGGATTGA
- a CDS encoding helix-turn-helix transcriptional regulator has translation MVSDLLARLSRFAARDLRPGGGDRPHRPELWSFVAHDRERLADVRIGRTALIMVLEGAKDLTDGSGITRRFSTGTAMLLPPGWCGSVVNDPGDSGRYRALVLEFPAEMVRRLLRAHGTEGLTPRARPRDWHVTLTAALTDAIQHAAAGLTADPPLPPRLADHRCMEVLLAMLEDGVWWLGPVAPTGTADAVRQLLRTQPERPWSAALVAGALNLSAGTLRRRLAEESFSVRRILTEERVAHARDLLEREGLSVQEAAEACGYANRSHFARRIRAAVGVNPSELRGR, from the coding sequence ATGGTTTCCGACCTCCTCGCCCGCCTGTCCCGCTTCGCCGCCCGCGACCTTCGTCCGGGCGGAGGCGACCGGCCGCATCGGCCGGAGCTGTGGTCCTTCGTCGCCCATGACCGGGAACGTCTGGCCGACGTTCGGATCGGGCGCACGGCACTGATCATGGTGCTGGAGGGTGCCAAGGACTTGACCGACGGGTCCGGCATCACCCGCCGCTTTTCCACCGGCACCGCCATGCTGCTGCCGCCGGGCTGGTGTGGTTCGGTGGTGAACGACCCCGGCGACTCCGGCCGCTATCGCGCCCTGGTGCTGGAGTTTCCGGCCGAAATGGTGCGGCGCCTGCTGCGGGCCCACGGCACCGAAGGTCTGACGCCGCGTGCCCGGCCGCGGGATTGGCATGTCACCCTGACGGCTGCCCTCACCGATGCCATCCAACACGCCGCTGCCGGGCTGACCGCCGATCCGCCGCTTCCTCCCAGGCTGGCGGACCATCGCTGCATGGAGGTTCTGCTGGCCATGCTGGAGGACGGCGTCTGGTGGCTCGGCCCGGTGGCGCCGACCGGCACGGCGGATGCGGTGCGCCAGTTGTTGCGTACCCAGCCCGAACGGCCCTGGTCCGCGGCGCTGGTCGCTGGCGCGCTGAATCTCAGCGCCGGCACGTTGCGCCGCCGGCTGGCGGAAGAAAGCTTTTCGGTCCGCCGCATCCTGACCGAGGAACGGGTCGCCCATGCACGCGATCTGCTGGAGCGCGAAGGGCTGAGCGTGCAGGAGGCCGCGGAAGCCTGCGGCTACGCCAACCGCTCCCACTTCGCCAGGCGGATCCGCGCGGCGGTCGGGGTCAATCCATCGGAATTGCGGGGGCGCTGA
- a CDS encoding YbhB/YbcL family Raf kinase inhibitor-like protein yields the protein MVRPTPFMTFARPILPAAILLAALSAAAPAAAFELRSPDFTGNSPIPERNVFAGFGCSGGNRSPALSWTEPPAGTRSLAVTVYDPDAPTGSGWWHWVVFNLPADSRGLPAGAGDPAKPALPAGAVQSRTDFGTLGYGGPCPPQGDEPHRYVVTVHALKVDSLPLPADASGAMVGFNLNAASLAKATLTARYGR from the coding sequence ATGGTCCGCCCCACCCCCTTCATGACGTTTGCCCGTCCGATCCTGCCGGCGGCCATTCTGCTGGCTGCCCTATCCGCTGCCGCGCCTGCGGCGGCCTTCGAACTGCGCAGCCCTGACTTCACCGGGAATTCACCGATCCCGGAGCGGAACGTCTTCGCCGGATTCGGCTGTAGCGGCGGCAACCGGTCCCCGGCCCTGAGCTGGACCGAACCGCCCGCCGGCACCCGCAGCCTCGCCGTCACCGTCTACGATCCCGACGCGCCGACCGGCAGCGGCTGGTGGCATTGGGTGGTGTTCAACCTGCCGGCCGACAGCCGCGGCCTGCCGGCGGGGGCCGGAGATCCGGCGAAGCCTGCCCTGCCCGCGGGCGCCGTGCAAAGTCGCACCGATTTCGGCACACTCGGCTATGGCGGTCCCTGCCCGCCGCAGGGCGACGAGCCGCACCGCTATGTCGTTACGGTCCACGCCTTGAAAGTGGACAGTCTGCCGCTGCCGGCCGATGCGTCCGGTGCCATGGTCGGCTTCAACCTGAACGCCGCCAGCCTCGCCAAGGCCACGCTGACGGCCCGCTACGGCCGCTGA
- the hemB gene encoding porphobilinogen synthase — protein sequence MPISLPAAFPRTRLRRNRADAWTRRLVAENTLTVDDLIWPVFVIEGENRREPVASMPGVERLTIDLLCEAVSQAGSLGIPCVALFPVVGSDAKSEDAAAAYRPDNLMNRAIRAVKAAAPDVGILGDVALDPYTSHGHDGILRDGYIQNDETVEVLIRQALSQAEAGADIVAPSDMMDGRIGAIRDMLDAEGYQLTRVCSYAAKYASAFYGPFRDAVNSGGFLKGDKTTYQMNPANTDEALREVACDLQEGADIVMVKPGLPYLDVIRRVKDEFAVPTFAYHVSGEYAMLRAASGNGWLNYDKALLETLMGFKRAGCDAILTYGAVDAAKLLRQG from the coding sequence ATGCCGATCTCCCTGCCCGCCGCCTTCCCGCGCACCCGTCTGCGCCGCAACCGCGCCGATGCCTGGACCCGCCGCCTGGTCGCCGAGAACACGCTGACCGTCGACGACCTGATCTGGCCGGTCTTCGTGATCGAGGGCGAGAACCGGCGGGAACCGGTCGCCTCCATGCCCGGGGTCGAACGCCTGACCATCGATCTGCTGTGCGAGGCGGTTTCGCAGGCCGGATCGCTCGGCATCCCCTGCGTCGCGCTGTTCCCGGTCGTCGGCTCCGACGCCAAGTCCGAGGATGCGGCGGCGGCCTACAGGCCGGACAACCTGATGAACCGCGCGATCCGCGCGGTGAAGGCGGCTGCCCCCGACGTCGGCATTCTGGGGGACGTCGCGCTCGACCCCTACACCAGCCATGGCCATGACGGCATCCTGCGCGACGGCTACATCCAGAATGACGAGACCGTCGAGGTGCTGATCCGCCAGGCGCTGTCGCAGGCGGAGGCCGGCGCCGACATCGTCGCCCCGTCGGACATGATGGACGGCCGCATCGGCGCCATCCGCGACATGCTGGATGCCGAGGGCTACCAACTGACCCGCGTCTGTTCCTATGCCGCCAAATATGCGTCGGCCTTCTACGGGCCGTTCCGCGACGCGGTGAATTCGGGCGGTTTCCTGAAGGGCGACAAGACCACCTACCAGATGAACCCGGCCAACACCGACGAGGCGCTGCGCGAGGTCGCCTGCGACCTCCAGGAGGGGGCCGACATCGTGATGGTCAAGCCCGGCCTGCCCTATCTCGACGTCATCCGCCGGGTGAAGGACGAGTTCGCGGTACCGACCTTCGCCTACCATGTGTCCGGTGAATACGCGATGCTGCGCGCGGCTTCCGGCAATGGCTGGCTGAACTACGACAAGGCTCTGCTGGAGACTCTGATGGGCTTTAAGCGTGCCGGCTGCGACGCCATCCTGACCTATGGCGCGGTCGACGCGGCGAAGCTGCTCAGGCAGGGCTGA
- a CDS encoding metallophosphoesterase family protein — protein sequence MKRLAHISDLHFGRIDHRVVDGLLADLTAQAPDLIVISGDLVQRAKPRHFKEASAFLEKLPFPYLVVPGNHDIPVYNVFRRFTNPFGHYRRYITTDLSPLHIDDEMAVLGINTARPVIMDFSEGRMNRRQIKRVREVFSDMPDTMFKVLFTHHPFLPPPDLPGTRLVGRHKLALPALESCGVDLLLAGHLHKAYSGDIMSFHTQIARSILVAQASTATSTRLRNEANAYNLITVAHPDVTFEVRSWEGAAFMGGLVSSYRKHGQRWTLQAQDTGFRPVGGAGQENGMRGSGLADRA from the coding sequence GTGAAACGGCTCGCTCATATTTCCGACCTGCATTTCGGGCGGATCGATCATCGCGTCGTCGACGGGCTGCTTGCCGACCTCACGGCCCAGGCGCCCGACCTGATCGTCATTTCCGGCGACCTCGTCCAGCGGGCGAAGCCGCGCCATTTCAAGGAGGCGAGCGCTTTCCTGGAGAAATTGCCCTTTCCCTACCTGGTCGTACCGGGAAATCATGACATCCCGGTTTATAATGTGTTCCGGCGCTTCACCAATCCGTTCGGCCATTACCGGCGCTACATCACCACCGATCTCAGCCCGCTGCACATCGACGATGAAATGGCCGTGCTGGGCATCAACACCGCACGCCCGGTCATCATGGATTTTTCCGAAGGCCGGATGAACCGCCGCCAGATCAAGCGGGTGCGCGAGGTGTTCAGCGACATGCCGGACACCATGTTCAAGGTGCTGTTCACCCACCACCCTTTCCTGCCACCACCCGACCTGCCCGGAACGCGTCTGGTTGGCCGCCACAAGCTGGCACTGCCTGCACTGGAAAGCTGCGGCGTCGACCTGCTGCTGGCCGGCCATCTGCACAAGGCCTATTCGGGCGACATCATGAGCTTCCATACCCAGATCGCCCGCTCGATCCTGGTCGCCCAGGCCTCCACCGCGACCTCCACCCGCCTGCGCAACGAGGCGAACGCCTACAACCTGATCACCGTCGCCCATCCGGACGTGACGTTCGAGGTGCGGTCGTGGGAGGGAGCCGCCTTCATGGGCGGGCTGGTGTCCTCCTACCGCAAGCATGGCCAGCGCTGGACCCTCCAGGCGCAGGACACCGGCTTCCGCCCCGTGGGCGGCGCCGGCCAGGAAAATGGCATGCGGGGAAGCGGCCTGGCCGACAGGGCATGA
- a CDS encoding diacylglycerol/lipid kinase family protein, whose translation MKVGIILNRQAGSLVGRPIDGAETAIRKAFEKHGATVDLHAVEGAECTQTIRKVLDSDAETLVVGGGDGTLHSAVKLALPTGKTLGVIPLGTLNLLARDLHVPLELEAAAEALAAGRVRAIDIAEVNGEPYTNSSILGFYPAVVQERERQRRQHRLLKWPGAALALAKTLYRLPMLDVRLDWGDGPRRMRTPILVVSNNVYDEGFGLVLTRQALDAGKLGVYVARERNALAMLRLMGRLIAGSWKQDEALDTYAVTSLTVHSRRHHLKMVNDGEIRKLEAPLHYRILPGALKVLAPG comes from the coding sequence ATGAAAGTCGGGATCATCCTCAACCGGCAGGCGGGGTCGCTGGTCGGCCGCCCGATCGACGGGGCGGAGACGGCGATCCGCAAGGCATTCGAGAAGCATGGCGCGACGGTGGACCTGCATGCGGTCGAGGGCGCCGAATGCACCCAGACGATCCGCAAGGTTCTGGACTCCGATGCCGAGACGCTGGTGGTCGGCGGTGGCGACGGCACGCTGCACAGCGCGGTGAAGCTGGCACTGCCGACCGGCAAGACACTTGGGGTGATTCCTCTCGGCACTCTCAATCTCTTGGCCCGTGATCTTCATGTTCCTCTTGAACTGGAGGCCGCCGCCGAGGCCCTGGCCGCCGGCCGGGTTCGCGCCATCGACATCGCCGAGGTGAATGGCGAGCCATACACCAACAGCTCGATACTCGGATTCTATCCGGCGGTGGTGCAGGAACGAGAACGCCAACGCCGGCAACACCGACTGCTGAAATGGCCGGGCGCCGCCCTGGCGCTGGCGAAGACGCTGTATCGGCTGCCGATGCTCGATGTCCGGCTGGACTGGGGCGATGGACCGAGGCGCATGCGGACGCCGATCCTGGTCGTGTCGAACAACGTCTACGACGAGGGGTTCGGGCTGGTCCTGACCCGTCAGGCGCTGGATGCGGGAAAACTGGGAGTCTATGTCGCCCGCGAGCGGAACGCCTTGGCGATGCTGCGGTTGATGGGACGGCTGATCGCCGGTTCCTGGAAACAGGACGAGGCGCTGGACACCTATGCGGTCACCAGCCTGACCGTCCACAGCCGCCGCCATCATCTGAAGATGGTCAACGACGGCGAGATCCGGAAGCTGGAGGCTCCGCTCCACTATCGGATTCTCCCAGGTGCCCTGAAGGTTCTGGCTCCAGGCTGA
- a CDS encoding enoyl-CoA hydratase/isomerase family protein produces MSDVAEILFERRGAIGLVTLNRPKALNALTLGMIRLFDPQLRAWDADPEVKAVVIRGAGEKAFCAGGDVVSLYEAGKAAKEGLGDSAPVRAFFSEEYVLNRLIKRLSKPYVALIDGISMGGGVGLSVHGTHRIVTERTLFAMPETGIGLYPDVGGTYFLPRLPGQVGIWLGLTGDRLKAADLIAIGAADAFVPSGRIDALIDDLAAGIPADEAVASHRGEAGEATVAAIRAVVDRCYAFDAIEPIVKALEAEGTEWAAGQLATLRRVSPTSLKVTLAALRRGGKLDFEACMVQELRLSLACLAGDDFYEGIRAALVDKDRNPKWKPAGLADVGPSDVERHFAEPAGGDLVFRD; encoded by the coding sequence ATGAGCGACGTCGCTGAGATTTTGTTCGAACGCCGGGGCGCCATCGGCCTCGTCACGCTCAACCGGCCGAAGGCGCTGAACGCGCTGACTCTCGGCATGATCCGGCTGTTCGATCCGCAGCTGCGGGCCTGGGATGCCGATCCCGAGGTCAAGGCCGTCGTGATCCGCGGCGCAGGGGAGAAGGCGTTCTGCGCCGGCGGCGACGTCGTCAGCCTGTACGAGGCCGGCAAGGCCGCCAAGGAGGGCCTGGGCGACAGCGCGCCTGTGCGCGCCTTCTTCAGCGAAGAGTATGTGCTGAACCGCCTGATCAAGCGGTTGTCCAAGCCCTATGTAGCCCTGATCGACGGCATCTCCATGGGCGGCGGCGTCGGCCTGTCCGTGCATGGCACCCACCGCATCGTCACCGAGCGGACGCTGTTCGCCATGCCGGAAACCGGGATCGGCCTGTATCCGGACGTCGGCGGCACCTATTTCCTGCCGCGGCTGCCGGGACAGGTCGGCATCTGGCTCGGCCTGACTGGCGACCGGCTGAAGGCGGCCGACCTGATCGCCATCGGCGCGGCCGACGCCTTCGTGCCGAGCGGCAGGATTGATGCGCTGATCGACGATCTGGCCGCCGGCATCCCGGCCGACGAAGCGGTCGCGTCCCATCGCGGAGAGGCGGGTGAGGCGACGGTTGCCGCGATTCGCGCCGTCGTCGACCGTTGCTATGCCTTCGATGCGATCGAACCCATCGTCAAGGCGCTGGAGGCAGAGGGGACGGAGTGGGCAGCGGGCCAACTGGCCACCCTGCGCCGGGTGTCGCCGACCAGCCTCAAGGTGACCCTTGCCGCCCTGCGGCGCGGGGGCAAGCTGGATTTCGAGGCCTGCATGGTGCAGGAGTTGCGCCTCAGCCTTGCCTGTCTTGCCGGCGACGACTTCTACGAGGGGATCCGCGCCGCCTTGGTCGACAAGGACAGGAACCCGAAATGGAAGCCGGCCGGGTTGGCCGATGTCGGCCCGTCAGACGTCGAGCGCCACTTCGCGGAACCGGCCGGCGGCGATCTGGTCTTCCGCGACTGA
- a CDS encoding MarR family winged helix-turn-helix transcriptional regulator — protein MRKPYYESILLIERLHRHFLEVLKTELDRLGIQDINNVQSLILYNIGEDEMTVGELTARGYYLGSNVSYNVKKMVENGYLGQERSPHDRRSVRVRLSEKGLDLREKISVMFERHLTALEKAGFSDEELTKANETLRKLERFWSASLDYSGFPMTSAA, from the coding sequence GTGCGCAAACCTTATTATGAGAGCATCCTGTTGATTGAGCGGCTGCATCGCCACTTTCTTGAGGTGCTCAAGACCGAGCTGGACCGGCTTGGGATACAGGACATCAACAACGTTCAGAGCCTCATTCTGTACAACATCGGCGAAGACGAGATGACGGTCGGCGAACTTACCGCGCGCGGCTATTATCTTGGCTCCAACGTGTCCTACAACGTCAAGAAGATGGTCGAGAACGGCTATCTCGGCCAGGAGCGCTCCCCGCACGACCGCCGCTCCGTCCGTGTCCGCCTGTCGGAAAAGGGACTGGATCTGCGCGAGAAGATCAGCGTCATGTTCGAACGTCATCTGACCGCCCTGGAAAAGGCCGGTTTCAGCGACGAGGAACTGACAAAGGCCAACGAGACCCTGCGCAAGCTGGAACGCTTCTGGTCGGCGTCGCTCGACTACAGCGGCTTTCCGATGACCTCCGCGGCCTGA
- a CDS encoding cation:proton antiporter, which produces MSYIVLLVGLGVLILLVAWLPMMLKELPLSLPIICVGLGYAAFAAFPLDNPEPLAFPEATERLTELIVLVALMGAGLKLDRRIGWRRWMVTWRLLAVTMPLSILMIALIGWYWLDFPISASILLGAALAPTDPVLASDIQVGPPKSGEEDEIRFSLTSEAGLNDGLAFPFVHVAIGVALLNGNPPWTMLLHWAALDVAWKLAAGVGMGWLVGKLLAFVTFRVPNRANLSRTGDGFVSLGITLIAYGVTELAGGYGFVAVFVAALSLRDAERNSTYHERLHDFVEQTERLLMMLMLVLFGGTLAHGLLHPVSWSTVGAALAILFVVRPLAGMAGLAGLAMPAGEKLAIAFFGIRGMGSFYYVAYALNAAEFDVPNALWTMTGLIVLLSILVHGITVTPVMRRIDRRRQAAAPLSAPSIHPRMEKAGVSPDP; this is translated from the coding sequence ATGTCTTACATCGTCTTGCTGGTTGGGCTCGGGGTTCTGATACTGTTGGTAGCCTGGCTGCCGATGATGCTGAAGGAACTGCCGCTGTCACTGCCGATCATCTGTGTCGGCCTTGGATATGCGGCCTTCGCCGCCTTTCCGCTGGACAACCCCGAACCGCTGGCCTTTCCCGAAGCGACCGAGCGGCTGACCGAACTGATCGTCCTCGTCGCGCTGATGGGGGCCGGGCTCAAGCTGGACCGCCGCATCGGCTGGCGGCGTTGGATGGTCACCTGGCGGCTGCTGGCCGTCACCATGCCGCTGTCCATCCTGATGATCGCGCTGATAGGCTGGTACTGGTTGGATTTCCCGATATCGGCTTCGATCCTGCTGGGTGCGGCGCTGGCGCCGACCGATCCCGTGCTCGCCTCCGATATCCAGGTCGGGCCGCCGAAATCCGGCGAGGAGGACGAGATCCGCTTCAGCCTGACGTCGGAAGCCGGACTGAACGACGGACTCGCCTTTCCGTTCGTCCATGTGGCCATCGGGGTGGCTCTGCTGAATGGCAACCCGCCCTGGACCATGCTGCTGCATTGGGCCGCCCTGGATGTGGCGTGGAAGCTGGCGGCCGGTGTCGGCATGGGCTGGCTGGTCGGCAAGCTGCTGGCATTCGTCACCTTCCGCGTGCCGAATCGGGCCAACCTGTCGCGGACGGGCGACGGTTTCGTCTCGCTCGGCATCACGCTGATCGCCTATGGGGTGACGGAACTGGCAGGCGGCTACGGCTTCGTCGCCGTGTTCGTCGCAGCACTGTCACTGCGGGACGCGGAACGCAACAGCACGTATCACGAGCGGCTGCATGATTTCGTCGAACAGACCGAAAGGCTGTTGATGATGCTGATGCTGGTGCTGTTCGGCGGCACGCTGGCCCACGGCTTGCTCCATCCGGTGTCGTGGAGCACGGTCGGCGCCGCACTGGCGATCCTGTTCGTCGTGCGCCCGCTGGCCGGAATGGCGGGGTTGGCCGGGCTGGCGATGCCGGCGGGCGAAAAGCTGGCCATCGCCTTCTTCGGCATTCGCGGCATGGGCAGCTTTTATTACGTCGCCTATGCCCTGAATGCGGCGGAATTCGATGTGCCGAACGCCTTGTGGACGATGACCGGGTTGATCGTCCTGCTCTCGATTCTCGTCCATGGCATCACGGTGACCCCCGTCATGCGGCGAATCGACAGGCGTCGGCAGGCGGCGGCCCCGCTCTCCGCCCCCTCCATACACCCCCGAATGGAAAAAGCCGGCGTTTCGCCCGACCCTTGA
- a CDS encoding ABC transporter substrate-binding protein translates to MIARLLTGAALAALTVGVLSTAPLSTGQAMAQQGKLSGEAVKIGVLNDRSGLYADLGGEGSVIAARMAAEEFGNKILGKPIEIISADHQNKPDIGANLARQWIDQDGVDVIVDVPNSGVALAVQEVTKEKKKIFLMEGPATSRLTGDACSPTGFHWPYDTRALAVGTGQAMVKEGGDSWFFITADYAFGHQLEADTSVEVKKAGGKVMGSVKAPLNTADFSSFLLQAQSSGAKVVGLANAGGDTITSIKQASEFGLTQGGQQKLAGLLIFLSDVHALGLAVAQDLVLTTGFYWDRDDDTRAWSKKFFDRHGKMPTMVQAGSYSAVRHYLKAIEAAGTDDGPTVAAKMKEMPVNDMFAKNGTILPNGRMVHDMYLARVKKPAESKGPWDYYQILRTIPGKEAFATFEESGCKLPK, encoded by the coding sequence ATGATCGCACGTCTTCTGACCGGTGCCGCCCTGGCTGCCCTGACGGTCGGTGTCCTGTCCACCGCGCCTCTGTCGACCGGACAGGCCATGGCCCAGCAGGGCAAGCTGTCCGGGGAGGCGGTCAAGATCGGTGTGCTGAACGACCGCTCCGGTCTCTACGCCGATCTGGGCGGCGAGGGATCGGTCATCGCCGCGCGCATGGCCGCGGAGGAGTTCGGTAACAAGATCCTCGGCAAGCCCATCGAGATCATCTCGGCCGACCACCAGAACAAGCCCGACATCGGCGCCAACCTCGCCCGCCAATGGATCGATCAGGACGGTGTCGACGTCATCGTCGACGTGCCGAACTCCGGCGTGGCGCTGGCGGTCCAGGAGGTGACGAAGGAGAAGAAGAAGATCTTCCTGATGGAAGGTCCGGCCACTTCCCGGCTGACCGGCGACGCCTGCTCCCCCACCGGCTTCCATTGGCCCTACGACACCCGCGCGCTCGCGGTCGGAACCGGACAGGCCATGGTGAAGGAAGGCGGCGACAGCTGGTTCTTCATCACCGCCGACTATGCCTTCGGCCACCAGCTGGAGGCCGATACCTCGGTCGAGGTCAAGAAGGCTGGCGGCAAGGTGATGGGATCGGTGAAGGCGCCGCTGAACACCGCCGACTTCTCCTCCTTCCTGCTGCAGGCGCAATCGTCGGGCGCCAAGGTGGTCGGGCTGGCCAACGCCGGCGGCGACACCATCACCTCGATCAAGCAGGCGTCCGAGTTCGGCCTGACGCAGGGCGGCCAGCAGAAGCTGGCGGGCCTGCTGATCTTCCTGTCCGACGTGCATGCGCTAGGCTTGGCCGTCGCGCAGGATCTGGTGCTGACCACCGGCTTCTACTGGGATCGCGACGACGATACGCGCGCCTGGTCCAAGAAGTTCTTCGACCGCCACGGCAAGATGCCGACGATGGTGCAGGCCGGCAGCTATTCCGCCGTCCGCCATTACCTGAAGGCCATCGAGGCCGCCGGCACCGATGACGGGCCAACCGTCGCTGCCAAGATGAAGGAGATGCCGGTCAACGACATGTTTGCCAAGAACGGCACCATCCTGCCCAACGGCCGCATGGTCCATGACATGTATCTGGCCCGCGTGAAGAAGCCGGCCGAATCGAAAGGACCGTGGGACTACTATCAGATCCTGCGCACCATCCCCGGCAAGGAGGCCTTCGCAACCTTCGAGGAAAGCGGCTGCAAGCTGCCGAAGTGA
- a CDS encoding branched-chain amino acid ABC transporter permease — MGTIFGIPPQALFGQLLLGLINGSFYALLSLGLAVIFGMLNVINFAHGALYMMGAFVAWLLLTYTGIGYWWALLLAPVIVGLFGVVLEKTLLSRLYKLDHLYGLLLTFGVALIVEGAFRHQYGVSGQPYPIPDALKGGNNLGFMFLPNYRGWVVVASLIVCISTWIAIEKTKLGAYLRAATENPVLVQAFGINVPRMVTLTYAFGVALAGLAGVLAAPIYQVSPLMGSNLIIVVFAVVVIGGMGSILGAVLTGYGLGLLEGLTKVFYPEASNIVVFVIMAVVLMIKPAGLFGRER; from the coding sequence ATGGGAACGATTTTCGGCATTCCGCCCCAGGCGCTGTTCGGTCAGCTCCTGCTGGGGTTGATCAACGGATCGTTTTACGCGCTGCTCAGCCTGGGGCTGGCGGTGATCTTCGGCATGCTGAACGTCATCAACTTCGCCCACGGCGCGCTCTACATGATGGGTGCCTTCGTGGCGTGGCTGCTGCTGACCTATACCGGCATCGGCTATTGGTGGGCGTTGCTGCTGGCGCCGGTGATCGTCGGGCTGTTCGGGGTGGTGCTCGAAAAGACGCTGCTGTCGCGGCTGTACAAGCTCGACCATCTCTATGGGCTGCTGCTGACCTTCGGGGTGGCGCTGATCGTCGAGGGTGCCTTCCGCCACCAGTACGGAGTATCGGGCCAGCCCTATCCGATCCCCGACGCGCTGAAGGGCGGCAACAATCTGGGCTTCATGTTCCTGCCCAACTACCGCGGCTGGGTGGTGGTGGCGTCGCTGATCGTCTGCATCAGCACCTGGATCGCCATCGAAAAGACGAAGCTCGGCGCCTATCTGCGTGCCGCGACCGAGAATCCGGTGCTGGTCCAGGCCTTCGGCATCAACGTGCCACGCATGGTCACGCTCACCTATGCCTTCGGGGTGGCGCTGGCCGGGCTGGCCGGGGTGCTGGCAGCGCCGATCTACCAGGTGTCGCCGCTGATGGGCTCCAACCTGATCATCGTGGTGTTCGCGGTGGTGGTGATCGGTGGCATGGGGTCGATTTTGGGCGCGGTGTTGACCGGTTACGGTCTCGGCCTGTTGGAAGGGCTGACAAAGGTGTTCTATCCGGAGGCCTCGAACATCGTGGTCTTCGTCATCATGGCGGTGGTGCTGATGATCAAGCCCGCCGGCCTGTTCGGACGGGAAAGGTGA